A region of the Gymnogyps californianus isolate 813 chromosome 20, ASM1813914v2, whole genome shotgun sequence genome:
GCTCTGGCAGCCCGGCAGCCCCACGCAGCGACCAGTGGCTCCTGTGAGAGGCGAAATTTGGCAGCTTCTTCAGGAGACAGCAAGAGCTTTACTGGGGGCTCCTGCAGGCAGTACTGAGGTCTGGCTTTCAGCCTTATTTGAAGGTGACTGGAACAGAGAAGTATTGCGGATGTTTAAGACAccacaaaaaaatcaccagGTGCAAAGAAAGCACCAGAAAAAGGCTGTGAGAAAGAAGAACAAGATGGGGGAAGTCATTTTACTCAGATGACCCCGAAGATGGAAAGTCCTGATACGACACTAAGGAAAATATCTCAAGACTCACCgtcttgtttaaaatacaaacgAGATTCAAAATAAACCTCAAACCCCTGAGCCTCATGTAATTAGCAGAATGTGCTTTCGACACCCTTCTAGATCTCTTATCTCTGTATTTACTCGGGGTAGCTTGGACAGGTAAATCAGCCCTGGCAAGTTGCCCTTTAGTTTCTCAGGTGCTCAGACAATGGTTCAGCACTTAGATTATTTACAGTGAAATGCGTATATTGCTCTGTACACTTCCAGCCGTTTACAAACGGAGGGAGCAGTCAGACAGCCCTCGCTTGGTCCTCAGTTTAATGCTGGCAGATACTCAGTGCAAGTATTATCACAGACAGGCCACAAAGACCTCTGCTAGCAAAGGCTTGTGCACAGAAAGACTCTGAAAGCTGTTTAGTGGTGATCTGGCTTGGTTTGGGTGTCCAGGCTTCACAGAGGCCATCCTACAAGAACGTGGAGGGAAGTGCCCTACTTTGCAAGGGTGACGCTGACCTCCCCTGCCCCAAAATCCCCGCTGGAGCCCAGtgccacagccctgctccagcccacGGGGGATAACTGACCACGGCTTGGCCCAGCAGCCCACGCCATGGAGAAGAGGCGAGCTCTCAGACCACGAGactctgcttttcatttagCTGGCAACAGCCGAAAGGCCTGAAGAGAAGTGAAACCCTTCCTCCCACATCGGTAAGGTGCAAATACAGCCTCCTTTGGCTCCAGCCACTCACTGATGGGAGCTGAAACCCTGTGCTGCGAGACGCACACCAGTTTCAGCCCTGTCAAAGAGCCACAGTGAAAATGGATCAGCAGCTAGCACGGGTGACCCATCCATACAAGCTGGAGCATTTGAGGGGTGACAGCTCAAAGAACCACGGAAAGCTAGACCTCAACTAGCACTGCAACAACTGCCAGTCCTTCCTTCAAAGTAACTAGCTCCCTCTAGAGATCCAGAGCCCACCCTGAGCACCCAGCCAGGAGAGGGTCGCTGAAGAAAGATGAAGGGAAAGGACATGGCAAAATCCTCACCAGGAGAGGCTTAGCCGGATTTTAAATCACTTACAGTCCCGCTTGTGATTCCAGTCCTCCAACATCACAACAGCAAAGCCCGACAGCACCTCAAAACGTGCAAAACGAACCTCTTCCAAGATTATCCAGTGGCATCTCTGCTTTGCATCAGCATTTAGCCTGACACCACTCAAATTGCTAGTGTCACCCCGTTGATTTCAGATAGAGAGGGATCAATATGGTTCAAGGTATGAAAGGAAGTGGAAAGAAAGTTACTGATTTGGTTTTCTAAACATCTTCacaatggattttaaaaaaatccttgatcAAATCCGTGTCTtaggggttggtttttttctgcttgttcacCTTAATGTCCAACACGGACTTCCTGATTTTGTCAAGAGAATTCACGAGGTCTCAGCCACACACAATGAGTCCTGTGGTCCCTCCTTGAAGGGGAAGAGCTTTGAACACAGAGCAGTTTTCCACTTTACGTTTACTGCgcattttgaattaaataagGGTGTTCACAAGTCCTCTTTTCATTCACTCAGTCCCCCTCAAAGTTGTTTTTAAGTGTAACCCAAAATACCACCAATCACTATTAATTTTCTCAGACCTGCAGAATCTCAACCTGACTGCTTTCTCCGGTGGTTCAGGGAAACTAGTAGACAGGGACTATATCTcaagtggaagaaaagaaggggaaagcagaggagaagccTTTTCATGCACTGTACTAGACACAAAGGCACAAACCTCTCTCTCCTAGGGAGAAGACCCTTGTAAAGTCCTCTGGGACAGAGAGGCTCCCAGATAACGAAGACCTGAGCACAGCAGGTCTCTCGGACACATACACAGTATTTAAAGTTGAATTAGGGTCTTTACCTGACTCCATTAGATGCAGACAGTCCTGTGCTGGGACCCCCAGCTTGAGGCAAAGCCCAGGTGCTCTGTGCATTGAGTCTCGGTGTTGACCTTGCTCCAGACAAAGTCGGTTTGTTATAGGGCACGAAGCCGACGCTGGAAGAACTTACTGACGCTGTCCTACCGGAAACCTGATGAGTAGCGGAAGAGTTGGGAAAGTTTATCATGGAATGGCGGTAGCGCGTGGTGATGGGACCAGTCCCACTGTTTagccagcactgctggcaaGAACAAGCCACCCCCGTGTGAAGGGGTGCCGGAGAGGCTGTCACCGGGTACGGGGTGTCCAAGCGCCTCTGAACGCTGCGGCGGAACCTCGTGGTCTTGTTGGTCTGGACTTGAGCCACAAAGTCAACTTCGTAGTTGTAGCCCAAGGGTCCGAGATCCACTCGCTGGTGGTTCGTGGCATGGGCTTGCTCCAGGAACACGCAGACGTTCATCTCGTAGGGGGACCACCCGCCTTCATCGTTCTGCCACTCCCAGACAATGCCCTGCCCGGCAGCGGAGTCCCCAGGGAAGAGTTGCCTGCGGACGGCCCGCATCGTCCCTgcatggggagagggggggaagaaagaataaaatcattttGTGAGCAGAGAATTAAGGGGGATCTGGTCTCAGGGACTTGTTTCTGTACAGATCTGCGGCGTCTACATCAGGGTGGCCTTCCTCACCTTTCCCTCAACAGGGGCACTAACAGACTTTCTCTTCCAGACAGGGCTGGGTTTGCTCATGAAGCTTAGAGAAAGGCAATACCCTGAGATCCCTGTCCTTTTGCCAAATCTGATTGCAGGCTGGCAACAGGTTCAAAagctgctgggaggaagggtgggaaaggagggaaggagagaggatgCAGAGACAGACACACCCGCGCACAAAGGCACAGCAATCACATATGTCTccctgacattaaaaaaaaaaaaaaaagagaaagtaaaaaaaaaaaaaaaaaaaatcaggctgagGCACAgatctggtttaaaaaaaccaactccCACAGCCTTGACAACAGAGTAACTATAGAGATACACCATCAGGAAGTGCTTTGCAGGAGTGCTTAAGGGGCTAAACGCCCACTTTGCTACACAAGGGTCTGGGCAATTTTGCTCTTGGGGGAGTGGGTGAAGTCCCACAAGGGCAAGGACTTTGGAGAGGGGACAGACAGGGCCAGCTTCTCCAGGCTCCTGACTGCTGGGAGATATAGCAAGACTAGAGAGAAGACGACAACGAAGTCATTTGGAAACTGGAAAGAGCAGCTGTTcaaacaaaggaagagaagtgaAAGCAGACACGCTACTCTTGCGAGGCCGCTTGACAGCTACAGCAGGAGCTCAAAACCTCCTGGAAGCCTGGCTCTCCAGGGCAACTTCGCTCCTGGTtactttattcctttctttaaaaaggaaaagcctaATGAGAGGGAGGTAAGCCACCCAACAGGACAGAAGCTCTGCAACCTCTGCAAAAACAGGTTCCTGCAGCAGGgtcaaaactgctgctgctgggaaaatCCTCAGCAGCACTCCGCACGGAGAACGAGGAGCAGGAAACGCTGCAGGGCAAGCAAGTCTGGGGATGCAGGCAAGTGGGGGTGAACAGGGGTGCAGCGAGTCGTTACGACACAGGAGGAGTTCAGAGAAGAACAgcactgagaggaaaaaaaataaaataaagcctcCTAAGAGGTCATGAGGGTTATGACCCTAAGCTCCAGGACCACAGGTAAAAACAGTACCCGCACCTAAAGCCTGCGGAGAACTGCCCCAGGATGCTGCTGGTGGCTCCGTGAGGGGCAGGCAATCCAAGTAAGCTCTATGCCCAACAAGCACACCCCAAGGAAGAGGGAGGACAGCCCATGTGGGACTCCACACTGTCAAAAGCCAATTGCTACCTGTGTTCAGGCTCTGGCTGGCTGAATACTGGCTCGAGTATCTCTGCCTCACGCTGCTGTTACTTCTACCCCATAGTATTGGGATATTGTGGACTTGACTCAAACCACAAGGGCATTAACTGCCTCCTCGCTGCTAAAAATTCTGCTCGACAGCAAGAAAGTCACACCTCCGCTCCTATCGCACTCCCAGGCTTCTTTGTAAATGGTGCTGGTTGGTTTCTGCACAGCGCTTTGGTGGTCAGACCATAACGAGACCCTGTGCTGGGGGACAGGTATGTCTCGTGTCATTGCCGAAACTACATCAGGAAAGACAGATCTCAGCTCCAGAGCTGACATAAAGGCTGAGGCTCTCTCAAAGGCAGAATGTGCCAGACCAAGGAAAAGCAGGACTCCTGTTTCTGCTGGGGAAGCTGAAGGCACTGGGGACTGGAATGGCTTGCCTCAGCCCATGCAGGGGATGAGCAGCCAGGAAAGGTCCAGCACTTACTCCCAACCTGCTGCTTCAGTGGCCAAGAGCAGCACCAAGCATCCTGCTTATTGCAGAGCGGGAGTCTCCAGTGACACCATCCAACAGACAACATCTCATCAGCACACCTAAAAAGCTACTAGCAGCCAGTGAAACACAGCAACCTCCCCTGTAAGAGCTGGGGTTGAACCCCAATAGCTCAACCGCAAAGCCCAGGGATTCCTGTGGGACAAGGCCTTCCCCTGGCAGAAGTCAGGGCAGAAGGTGTCAGCAGAACCAAGGTGACCTTCCCCAGCCAGGAATCGAGGTCTTATGTGGGAAAGCAGATGAAACAGCCAAAAGCAAACTCTAGCGATGACTGCTCCTATCCAGCAAGCAAGTCCTGCCAAGTTTTAGAAACACAAACCTATGGCCTCAACAGATGGGCAACATCAGGGATGACCCcctgagcagcaggaggacTGGGGATGAGACTGGGCTGGAAGTGAGATGGTGAGAAATGCACTGCATTTAGAGATGAGTGCAGGGGACCTGCTCCCAGGAGAAAGGGGACTACCACAGGTAAAGCAAGGTGTCAGAAAGCCCAGCGGGACACATCTCAGAGGAGATTAGCAAGCCTGCCCCTGCTCCGTTGGCAGGTCAGAAGCTaaaaggagcacagagaggaCTTGAGGAGTTTGCAAGCAACCTGTGTTTTTAACACCCCCAAACAGCAGCACGGAGGAGAGCTTTTAGGAGTCAAAAGCAAGACCAAAGCCATGCACTTGGAAAACATGCCCCTtcccccaggctggcagggaaaCTGGCATTCCTCTCCAGGGTGGGCAAACAGCTGTGGTGAGAGGACaactcctgcagctccctcgCATTCACTCCCAGCTAATCTGCCTCGACCAGCAGCTGAAGCCCACGGCTAATCCTGCCCTGCACAGCTGTCATTCCCCACTGGTGGGGATGCTGGTCCCGTTAACACTGGTTTCCTGTTATTCTCCCTGGCTTCCTTTGAAGAGCCTATTTGTCTGTCTAATAGCTAATGAGCAGAATACAACAGCCtattttttgctctgtttaaagatttttcatgGGGATGTTTCCTGCAGAGATTCTTTTCTCCAGCACATGACAAAGGTCAGCTGGCTGCTCGCTCAGAAAGGTTCACGTTtaaggcagagccctgcagagaaaaaaagctttgcttagAACTGGGCCACTGAAAGGGGATATGAGAGTGTTTCCAACAGTCACGTTGCAGAGCACACAGGTACTTGTGGAGGGAGGCTCACAGACCTGGCCACTCTGATCAGCATCCCTCCGAATTGGTGGGAAATGCTGCAGGAGAGCCATGAAGTGGAATCAGCCTTTTTGTTATTAACGACTCAACCACAGATCTAGTCCAAGGAAAGATGAGATCACGCCAGCCAACATCATTTCCAAAATTGTATTGGGCTGTCCCCCAAAGATGACCAATTCCAAACCATCCTGCGATGGACAATATTCGCTAGGTGTTTTGAGATCTTTCACAAGGGTCTATAGCAATACGAGACCtttgcagagagacagctccGCTTGTGAAGAACAATGTCCCATTCACACTGGGACACATCTTTCACCCTCACCAAACTGGGCCATTTCCTGACAAGGGACAGCTCGGGACTGCTGCCCATGTGTTGGAGCACTGGCTGAAAGGGCAAGAGGCTGGAAGGCTCCTTCACAAGTTAGgcatgaagaaaagaagaaacagtcGCTGGTGCCAGCTCTGGTGGTCCATGCTGTATTGCTTGAAGCCACCGCCTCAGCAGGGCTTCCAGGTGCTCAAACAGGCCATGCTGAGCAGACTTGCCAAGGCATCCAGCTAAGAAAGCTCCTCACCCAGGACACCGCTAGAAAAACTAATCCTAAGGTCACCAAGTCAGAATGAAAACACGGATGCAGCTGTGATGACCACTCGCATCTGCTCCAACCACTTCCCCTTCCTGTAGGAACTGCCCGATTGTGCAGCTGATTCAAGATATTGCTCACTGATTGCTTCACTTGGCAAGAAATCAGTGCACTGCCCATCTCTAAAGCTTGGGGTGATGCTTGACTGCGTCCTGGGGTGATGGGAGAGATGTTGGCAAAGGGGAAACTGATGCATGGAgaattttccaaagcagccaTTCATTCAGGGTGTGTAATTTGGGATCACCCTGGATTTTCCAGAGATGAAGAGCATGCATTCCACCCCTGCCCCCTTTCTAAGCTACAGCTGCTCAGCACATCTGGAGCAAAAGAGAGTAGAAGTCATCTCAGCAAATTGAGCTGCTAGCCTCAGTGACCCCAAGAGAGACGAGACCAGAATGAAAATTAGGTCTCAATCCTGCTATTAAGCCCAGCCCACCCTTCCTCCCTGGGAGGAAGCAAGCCAGCCTCGTATAGCACAAGTGCAGGGAATATTCTGCTGCAGCATTACGGCGTTCTGCGGGGGCTGCAGGCTTTCGCAAAGCAGCTTGCGCAGGGCGGCAAGCCAAGGTAAAGCAGCTGGCACTCCAGTTGCAGAGGGAACAAGGGATTCAAACGGGAGGGTTTGAATGGTAAAAAGCCCTTTTTATGCGAGTGGTCTTGAATGGATGTGGGTGGGGGCAGGAAGAAAGTTTCCAGCTCTGAGGGCTTTGGCTCACAAGCTCTGAGCTCCAGAGGTCCCACGATGAGGCTCCTGAAGAGATCACTGCCACCTGCCCGCACCCAGCCCCGCAGATTCACACCAGCcaacactgatttttctcaCATGCCAATATGCTGGGCAGCAGACAGCATCGGGAGAGAAGCAGACATGCCACCTCTCAAAGAACTGCCCAGCAGTagcagcagacagcagagcTTTGTAGGGCTCTCCTGCACAGAACGAGGCCCCGCTTATCTCCAAGCACACAAGCAGCCTCATCAAAACCCCAGCATGGGCAGGGAAGTTCCCTTACCTGTATCCTGCCGGAACTGTGTCAAGCTTGGGATGTCGATGACGTAGGGTGCCAAGACAGGATCCGCATGTCCCAAAGGGATGCTGCTGACAAGCCCTGACCCTGAACGCCGGCCCTTCTGCTGAGAGGCCTGAAAAACCTGTTCAATGTAGCTGCAGACGTTCCCTCGGTACGGCCTCCACCTGCCAAATTCATCCTGCCATTCCCACACCGCCACTGCCGTGGAGTtgctgctgtgccctggggcAGAACTGGGGAGTCCGGATGGCCCGGCTGAACTGCTTCCcgctccctgagctgctgccatGTTCCTCCCTGAGGTCTGGGCACGCCGCGATTGGAAGTGGCAGCCGCGCTGGCTGGCCTTACACCATTTTCTTCTGGGGGACCTGCAGCAAGAAACGAAGAGAGCACACGGAGCTGAGAATGATGCCCCAAACCCACCCCACATCCATACCACACAAGCCATTTAAGAGAGGGAAACAAGCTCAGcctttcacagaaaatg
Encoded here:
- the DTX2 gene encoding probable E3 ubiquitin-protein ligase DTX2 isoform X2, with translation MAAAQGAGSSSAGPSGLPSSAPGHSSNSTAVAVWEWQDEFGRWRPYRGNVCSYIEQVFQASQQKGRRSGSGLVSSIPLGHADPVLAPYVIDIPSLTQFRQDTGTMRAVRRQLFPGDSAAGQGIVWEWQNDEGGWSPYEMNVCVFLEQAHATNHQRVDLGPLGYNYEVDFVAQVQTNKTTRFRRSVQRRLDTPYPVTASPAPLHTGVACSCQQCWLNSGTGPITTRYRHSMINFPNSSATHQVSGRTASVSSSSVGFVPYNKPTLSGARSTPRLNAQSTWALPQAGGPSTGLSASNGVSAPNLPVKMPKPSKVNQALAATPTEPEAVVKKYLEELKGTPADEDCIICMEKLSSPSGYGDACECSAIKPETVGRLTNCQHSFHMLCMLAMYSNGNKDGSLQCPSCKTIYGEKTGTQPKGKMEVSTFPQSLPGHKDCGTIQIVYHISRGIQGPEHPNPGMPYTARGFPRYCYLPDSEKGRKVLELLRVAWKRRLIFTVGTSSTTGESNTVVWNEIHHKTEMDTNLSGHGYPDPNYLDNVLAELAAQGVTEDCLRQ